A single genomic interval of Phycisphaeraceae bacterium harbors:
- the acnA gene encoding aconitate hydratase AcnA, with protein MTNHHSDANRFASRHEIEVPAAEPSSGGATVSRTIHRLDALKRFAPIEELPYSIRVLLEACLRNCDGHVVTEEHVKALAHFAPGAGADVEIPFMPGRVVLQDFTGVPCVVDLAAMRAQMKRMGGDPRKVNPLVPCDLVIDHSVQVDAFASGVALSINSDLEFERNRERYEFLRWGQTAFRNFSVVPPATGIVHQVNLEYLAKVVWERDGVLFPDSLVGTDSHTTMINGLGVLGWGVGGIEAEAVMLGQPIYMLIPEVVGVRITGKLPEGTTATDLVLRVTEMLRAHGVVNKFVEFFGPGLNEMPVANRATIANMAPEYGATVGFFPVDEQTLSYLRLSGRSEALVRTVEKYCKENMLWRNDREPIRYSSTLELDLGSIEPSLAGPARPQDRVTLSQMKNAWHRDLANLYGKPNAVEAVRADRMASEGGAAQRETGSVAVLDADREGVLVRHEDAEFILRHGSVVIAAITSCTNTSNPSVMIGAGLLAKKARDLGLMRKPWVKSSMAPGSKVVTEYLTASGLLAPLEELGFNIVGYGCTTCIGNSGPLPESISRAIQESDLVVTSVLSGNRNFEGRIHQDVKANYLASPPLVVAYAIAGTVNIDLVHEPLARTRDGREIFLRDLWPSQKEIDETVARCVTQAQFRSQYADVFTGSEEWRAIKVTGGEMYEWDAKSTYIQEPPFFEGMGREPGAIASIKGARCLAKLGHSVTTDHISPAGNIKKDSPAGRFLLEQGVPVSMFNSYGSRRGNDRVMTRGTFANTRIRNHLAPGTTGGVTTDFTDGQVRPIYDAAMNSKSRGIPLIVLAGKDYGMGSSRDWAAKGTSLLGVRAVIAESFERIHRSNLVGMGVLPLTFRPDENAETLGLDGTETFDIEVPSDLKPKQDIRVRATKANGSVTEFLAMCRIDTPVEVEYFCHGGILHAVLRRMMKA; from the coding sequence ATGACGAACCACCATTCCGACGCCAATCGCTTCGCTTCCCGCCACGAGATTGAAGTTCCCGCTGCCGAGCCATCGTCCGGCGGCGCGACCGTGTCGAGGACGATCCATCGCCTTGATGCGCTCAAGCGCTTCGCGCCGATCGAGGAGCTGCCGTACTCCATCCGGGTGCTTCTGGAAGCGTGTCTGCGGAACTGTGACGGTCATGTCGTGACCGAGGAGCATGTCAAGGCTCTTGCACACTTCGCGCCCGGCGCGGGCGCCGATGTCGAAATCCCCTTCATGCCAGGACGCGTGGTGCTCCAGGACTTCACCGGCGTGCCGTGCGTGGTTGACCTCGCCGCCATGCGGGCCCAGATGAAGCGCATGGGCGGCGACCCGCGCAAGGTCAATCCGCTGGTGCCGTGCGATCTCGTCATCGATCACTCCGTGCAGGTCGACGCCTTCGCCTCCGGTGTCGCACTCTCCATCAACAGCGATCTCGAGTTCGAGCGCAACCGCGAGCGCTACGAGTTCCTCCGCTGGGGCCAGACGGCCTTCCGCAACTTCAGCGTCGTTCCTCCGGCGACGGGCATCGTTCATCAGGTGAATCTCGAGTATCTCGCGAAGGTCGTGTGGGAGCGCGACGGCGTGCTCTTCCCCGACTCGCTCGTGGGCACCGACAGTCACACGACGATGATCAACGGGCTCGGCGTCCTCGGCTGGGGCGTCGGCGGCATCGAGGCCGAGGCGGTCATGCTCGGCCAGCCGATCTACATGCTCATTCCCGAGGTCGTCGGCGTGCGCATCACCGGCAAGCTTCCCGAGGGAACGACCGCGACCGATCTCGTTTTGCGCGTCACGGAGATGCTGCGGGCGCATGGGGTCGTCAACAAGTTCGTCGAGTTCTTCGGGCCCGGCCTCAACGAGATGCCGGTCGCGAATCGAGCCACCATCGCCAACATGGCGCCGGAGTATGGGGCCACGGTCGGCTTCTTTCCGGTCGATGAGCAGACGCTCTCCTATCTGCGACTGAGCGGCCGTTCGGAGGCCCTCGTGCGGACCGTCGAGAAGTACTGCAAGGAGAACATGCTCTGGCGGAACGATCGCGAGCCGATCCGCTACTCATCGACCCTCGAACTCGACCTTGGATCGATTGAGCCATCGCTCGCCGGTCCTGCTCGGCCACAGGATCGCGTCACGCTCTCCCAGATGAAGAACGCATGGCATCGCGACCTCGCCAATCTCTACGGCAAGCCGAACGCCGTCGAGGCTGTTCGCGCCGATCGCATGGCGAGCGAGGGCGGTGCGGCGCAGCGTGAAACCGGGAGCGTCGCTGTGCTTGATGCCGACCGTGAGGGCGTGCTCGTTCGCCACGAGGATGCTGAGTTCATCCTGCGCCACGGCAGCGTGGTGATCGCCGCCATCACGAGTTGCACCAACACAAGCAATCCGAGCGTCATGATCGGTGCCGGTCTGCTCGCGAAGAAGGCGCGCGACCTCGGACTCATGCGCAAGCCGTGGGTCAAGTCGTCGATGGCGCCGGGCTCGAAGGTGGTCACCGAGTACCTGACTGCCTCGGGGCTGCTCGCGCCCCTGGAAGAACTCGGCTTCAACATCGTCGGCTACGGCTGCACCACCTGCATCGGCAACTCGGGACCGCTCCCCGAGTCGATCTCGAGGGCGATCCAGGAGAGCGATCTTGTCGTGACCAGCGTGCTCTCGGGCAATCGCAACTTTGAGGGGCGCATCCACCAGGATGTGAAGGCGAACTATCTCGCCTCGCCGCCGCTCGTCGTGGCCTACGCGATCGCCGGCACGGTCAACATCGATCTTGTACATGAGCCGCTTGCTCGAACGCGTGACGGTCGCGAGATCTTCCTCCGCGATCTCTGGCCCTCGCAGAAGGAGATCGACGAGACGGTCGCGCGCTGCGTGACCCAGGCGCAGTTCCGCTCGCAGTACGCCGATGTCTTCACCGGCAGCGAGGAGTGGCGGGCGATCAAGGTGACCGGTGGAGAGATGTACGAGTGGGATGCGAAGAGCACATACATTCAGGAGCCGCCCTTCTTCGAGGGCATGGGACGGGAGCCCGGGGCCATCGCCTCGATCAAGGGCGCGCGGTGCCTGGCCAAGCTGGGGCACTCGGTCACGACCGATCACATTTCGCCCGCCGGCAACATCAAGAAGGACTCACCTGCGGGGCGCTTCCTGCTGGAGCAGGGGGTGCCGGTCAGCATGTTCAACAGCTACGGCTCTCGGCGCGGCAACGATCGCGTGATGACGCGCGGAACCTTTGCCAACACGCGCATCCGCAATCACCTGGCGCCAGGAACGACCGGTGGCGTCACCACCGACTTCACCGACGGCCAGGTGCGACCCATCTATGACGCGGCGATGAATTCGAAGTCGCGCGGCATTCCCCTGATCGTCCTCGCCGGCAAGGACTACGGCATGGGCAGCTCGCGCGACTGGGCCGCCAAGGGCACATCGCTTCTCGGCGTGCGCGCCGTCATCGCGGAGAGCTTCGAGCGCATTCATCGATCGAATCTCGTCGGCATGGGCGTGCTGCCGCTCACCTTCCGACCCGATGAGAATGCAGAGACGCTTGGTCTCGACGGAACGGAGACCTTCGACATCGAAGTGCCGAGTGATCTCAAGCCGAAGCAGGACATTCGCGTTCGCGCGACGAAGGCGAACGGCTCGGTGACGGAGTTCCTGGCCATGTGCCGGATCGACACGCCGGTGGAGGTCGAGTACTTCTGCCACGGTGGAATCCTTCACGCGGTGCTCCGGCGCATGATGAAGGCGTGA
- a CDS encoding biliverdin-producing heme oxygenase yields the protein MSHASTPGAPAPHRVNGPESHGAAHAASTAPATLSARLREATAEQHTRAEKHGVQQALVRGKAEPRLYAAWLCAMRGLHEPFEARLDAARRLPGFAAVIEDHHFRVSNIDEDLDALAVIMRQSGAEANATGRSGLPGPRSQAAWAAIDAMIEIDPALVIGPFYVLEGSTNGGRFIAQAIRRALPLPPNAGTRYLDPHGDLIRERWARTKAAIDALPLTPSQHDGIVAAAQKTFDMVTTLMDELDGAPAAG from the coding sequence ATGAGCCACGCATCCACCCCTGGCGCTCCGGCGCCGCATCGAGTCAATGGACCTGAATCGCACGGTGCCGCCCACGCTGCCTCCACCGCACCGGCCACGCTCTCGGCGCGGCTTCGAGAGGCGACGGCCGAGCAGCACACCCGCGCGGAGAAGCACGGCGTCCAGCAGGCTCTCGTGCGCGGCAAGGCTGAGCCGAGGCTCTATGCGGCATGGCTTTGCGCCATGCGAGGCCTGCATGAACCCTTCGAGGCACGGCTTGACGCGGCGCGACGCCTTCCCGGTTTTGCCGCAGTGATCGAGGATCATCACTTCCGCGTCTCCAACATCGATGAGGACCTCGACGCGCTTGCCGTCATCATGCGGCAGTCCGGTGCGGAGGCGAATGCCACGGGGCGATCGGGCCTTCCCGGTCCGCGCTCGCAAGCGGCGTGGGCGGCCATCGACGCCATGATCGAGATCGACCCGGCGCTCGTGATCGGACCGTTCTATGTCCTCGAAGGCAGCACCAATGGCGGTCGCTTCATTGCGCAGGCGATTCGTCGAGCACTGCCGCTGCCTCCCAATGCCGGCACGCGCTATCTCGATCCCCACGGCGATCTCATTCGCGAGCGCTGGGCGCGCACGAAGGCGGCCATCGACGCGCTGCCGCTGACGCCGTCACAGCACGATGGCATCGTGGCTGCGGCGCAGAAGACCTTCGACATGGTGACCACGCTGATGGACGAGCTCGACGGAGCTCCCGCGGCCGGCTGA
- a CDS encoding TetR/AcrR family transcriptional regulator encodes MAALTTRERLIDEAVDLFYQRGFQAVGLDQILHRVGITKTAFYKHFESKDDLIVAVLHKRDGDDLAEMVKCMDELGGRDPRKRLLALFEVLDRMLRDPGFRGCLFMNAATEFPLQNDPIHRAAAAHGDHIAEIVHKCITDLGLADPAKLTRQIMLIFGGAIAARHVGGELDAAESARSMTEAILDRALAKSAG; translated from the coding sequence ATGGCCGCCTTGACCACACGCGAGCGACTGATCGACGAAGCCGTCGACCTCTTCTATCAGCGGGGGTTTCAGGCGGTGGGTCTCGACCAGATCCTTCATCGTGTCGGGATCACCAAGACCGCGTTCTACAAGCACTTCGAGAGCAAGGACGACCTGATCGTGGCCGTGCTCCACAAGCGCGACGGCGATGACCTCGCTGAGATGGTGAAGTGCATGGACGAGCTTGGGGGGCGCGATCCCAGGAAGCGGTTGCTCGCGCTCTTTGAAGTTCTCGACCGAATGCTGCGAGACCCCGGCTTCCGAGGCTGTCTCTTCATGAACGCGGCGACCGAGTTCCCTCTCCAGAATGACCCGATTCACCGCGCCGCAGCCGCCCACGGCGATCACATTGCGGAGATCGTGCACAAGTGCATCACCGATCTCGGATTGGCGGACCCCGCGAAGCTGACCCGGCAGATCATGCTGATCTTCGGTGGCGCGATTGCCGCACGGCATGTGGGTGGCGAACTGGATGCGGCCGAATCCGCACGAAGCATGACCGAGGCGATTCTCGATCGAGCACTGGCGAAGTCCGCTGGCTAG
- a CDS encoding isoprenylcysteine carboxylmethyltransferase family protein, with protein MAAYLLFFVTFLYAIGFVGNWGVAKSIDAGTPGAIGPSLLINALLLTIFVVQHTIMARPAFKRWWTTVIPAAIERSTFVIAASLSLLAVFLFWQPLPQTVWSVEHPLAAGTLVALSLAGWGLVLVSSFVINHFDLFGLRQVWLRFMGRSPSPVGFRLRGPYRLVRHPLMVGFLVAFWATPHMSVGHLFFAIMTSGYIFMGIWFEERDLVAEHGEDYLDYRRRVRALLPIPRRA; from the coding sequence GTGGCCGCCTATCTTCTCTTCTTCGTCACCTTCCTCTACGCGATCGGCTTCGTGGGAAACTGGGGTGTGGCGAAGTCGATCGACGCCGGTACTCCCGGAGCGATCGGGCCGTCGCTGTTGATCAACGCGCTCCTGCTCACGATCTTCGTGGTGCAGCACACGATCATGGCGCGCCCCGCGTTCAAGCGCTGGTGGACCACGGTCATTCCCGCAGCGATCGAGCGCAGCACCTTCGTGATTGCCGCGAGCCTGTCGCTGCTGGCGGTCTTTCTCTTCTGGCAGCCCCTTCCGCAGACGGTCTGGTCGGTGGAGCACCCGCTGGCGGCAGGCACGCTGGTGGCGCTCTCCCTGGCAGGGTGGGGCCTTGTGCTCGTCAGTTCGTTCGTGATCAATCACTTTGACCTCTTCGGGCTTCGCCAGGTCTGGCTGCGCTTTATGGGGCGGTCACCATCGCCCGTGGGATTCCGGCTGCGGGGGCCCTATCGCCTCGTTCGTCATCCACTGATGGTCGGCTTTCTCGTGGCCTTCTGGGCGACGCCTCACATGAGCGTCGGTCATCTCTTCTTCGCGATCATGACGAGCGGGTACATCTTCATGGGCATCTGGTTTGAAGAGCGTGACCTCGTTGCGGAGCACGGCGAGGATTACCTCGACTATCGGCGTCGAGTGCGGGCGCTTCTTCCGATTCCGCGTCGTGCGTGA
- a CDS encoding DUF1428 domain-containing protein: protein MAYVDGFVLPVQKKHLAAYKKLARIFGAICRENGVQEYFECVAEDLSSPVGVPFDKLLKLKKGETAIFSWVIFKSKAHRNKVHAALMRDPRMTKGPKVMPFDMKRMSWGGFAPIIKM from the coding sequence ATGGCTTATGTCGATGGATTCGTCCTCCCCGTCCAGAAGAAGCACCTCGCGGCGTACAAGAAGCTCGCCCGTATCTTCGGAGCGATCTGCCGGGAGAACGGTGTCCAGGAGTACTTCGAGTGCGTCGCCGAGGATCTCTCCTCGCCCGTCGGAGTGCCCTTCGACAAGCTGCTCAAGTTGAAGAAGGGCGAGACCGCCATCTTCTCGTGGGTCATCTTCAAGTCGAAGGCGCACCGGAACAAGGTGCATGCCGCGCTGATGCGCGATCCGCGCATGACGAAGGGACCGAAGGTCATGCCCTTTGACATGAAGCGGATGAGCTGGGGCGGGTTTGCGCCGATCATCAAGATGTGA
- a CDS encoding HD domain-containing protein — MIGVLLALAAMVILRDLLGSGVVEGTALISILIVVGVVIAVELGTLAAAGRADREGRLVRTRVWYGSMVVEALAPTAIILIMQLTTPLGLVEGLSAPTILLYGMVCALAILRLRPLLCVLAGSIGAVGHAVLTAFAWATSATLAEGGAAVQSEIGLFHFSYAFSIALFGIVCALAAGEVRRWVQSTLREQAERRRVEMIARNTLIFGLAKIAEYRDSDTGAHLDRISAYCELLCGPLQSRFPEIDAAWIERLRLASSMHDIGKVGIPDAVLLKPGRLDPEERHIIERHPDLGYRALDSILRKHGGDKLLEMSADIAACHHERWDGKGYPNGLAGSRIPLAARIVSVADVYDALTSARVYKPAMPHEKAAALIREGSGTQFDPEVVAAFDRVEELFNEVRAQHAPAPEGEPAAGT; from the coding sequence ATGATCGGCGTGCTGTTGGCGCTCGCCGCGATGGTGATTCTCAGGGACCTGCTGGGCTCGGGCGTGGTCGAGGGCACCGCCCTCATCTCCATCCTGATCGTGGTGGGCGTCGTCATCGCGGTCGAACTGGGAACACTCGCAGCGGCCGGTCGGGCCGATCGGGAAGGTCGGCTCGTACGAACTCGCGTCTGGTACGGATCGATGGTGGTCGAGGCGCTGGCGCCGACCGCCATCATTCTCATCATGCAGTTGACCACGCCTCTTGGGCTGGTCGAAGGCTTGAGTGCGCCGACGATTCTCCTCTACGGCATGGTGTGCGCACTGGCCATTCTGAGGCTGCGCCCCCTGCTCTGCGTGCTGGCTGGATCCATCGGAGCGGTTGGACATGCCGTGTTGACTGCCTTCGCGTGGGCCACCAGCGCGACCCTCGCCGAAGGTGGAGCCGCCGTTCAATCGGAGATCGGGCTCTTTCACTTCTCCTATGCCTTCAGCATCGCCCTGTTCGGCATCGTCTGTGCGCTGGCCGCGGGCGAGGTGCGCCGATGGGTGCAATCGACACTTCGGGAGCAGGCGGAGCGGCGTCGCGTGGAAATGATCGCGAGGAACACGCTCATCTTCGGTCTTGCCAAGATCGCGGAGTACAGGGACAGCGACACGGGCGCTCATCTCGATCGCATCAGCGCCTATTGCGAGCTCCTCTGCGGGCCGCTGCAGTCGAGGTTCCCGGAGATCGATGCCGCCTGGATCGAGCGCCTTCGCCTGGCGAGTTCAATGCATGACATCGGCAAGGTCGGGATCCCCGACGCGGTGCTGCTCAAGCCCGGCCGTCTCGATCCCGAGGAGCGACACATCATCGAGCGACACCCCGACCTCGGCTATCGCGCGCTCGACTCGATTCTCCGCAAACACGGCGGCGACAAACTGCTCGAGATGAGTGCCGACATCGCCGCATGTCACCATGAGCGATGGGATGGCAAGGGCTACCCGAACGGCCTTGCGGGCAGCCGAATTCCCCTTGCCGCACGGATCGTGTCGGTCGCCGATGTCTACGACGCCCTGACCAGTGCCCGGGTCTACAAGCCCGCGATGCCGCATGAAAAGGCCGCGGCCCTCATCCGCGAAGGCTCAGGCACGCAATTCGACCCCGAGGTGGTGGCCGCGTTCGACCGCGTCGAAGAACTCTTCAACGAGGTGCGGGCGCAGCACGCCCCGGCGCCCGAAGGCGAGCCGGCCGCTGGAACTTGA
- a CDS encoding ComF family protein has protein sequence MWSGLALQLQEIEQLLFGEARGTDQPREGPLALEREGASSQGLLSADADAIGDWCLQCGRTIGRSLREQGEARRPIHQHGVLTQGCNNRTKVPLCDECAIGFDGSARSDAELPTGAPGSQDPFPLVRLGAYGGQLRQAILQTKHGHRPELASRIGAALGCQWIRTIDTLRAAGACPQGFAGPLVQPIPMPLLRRWERGVDHARLLAKAFAQSTQLKAVSLLRQEWRPPQVRGQRATRLESAIARGATPAWAWLIQRRWGVPLGSPRPGQAVILVDDVRTTGATLRSAAGVLARMGFGPIGAAVVAVSRDEHQRSAPEDASGASGNPGRSKKNSTRAVLGSDDNSGAGPQFPD, from the coding sequence ATGTGGTCCGGGCTGGCCTTGCAACTTCAGGAGATCGAGCAGCTTCTCTTCGGGGAGGCGCGGGGCACCGATCAACCACGCGAAGGCCCGCTCGCGCTGGAGCGCGAGGGAGCGTCGTCGCAAGGGCTGCTCTCCGCCGACGCCGATGCCATTGGAGATTGGTGTCTCCAGTGTGGTCGCACGATCGGGCGAAGTCTTCGGGAACAGGGCGAGGCTCGGAGGCCAATCCACCAACACGGCGTGCTCACACAGGGATGCAACAACCGCACGAAGGTGCCTCTATGCGACGAATGTGCGATCGGCTTCGACGGCTCCGCCCGTTCCGACGCAGAGTTGCCCACTGGGGCTCCCGGAAGCCAAGATCCCTTTCCGCTCGTTCGCCTTGGCGCGTACGGCGGGCAACTCCGGCAAGCGATCCTGCAAACGAAGCATGGTCACAGGCCGGAACTCGCGTCGCGCATCGGCGCGGCGCTCGGGTGCCAGTGGATCCGAACCATCGACACCCTTCGAGCTGCTGGCGCATGCCCGCAGGGCTTCGCTGGTCCGCTGGTCCAGCCGATTCCGATGCCGCTCTTGCGCAGATGGGAACGAGGCGTGGATCACGCTCGCCTGCTGGCAAAGGCGTTTGCCCAATCGACTCAATTGAAGGCAGTCTCGCTGCTTCGCCAGGAGTGGCGGCCGCCTCAGGTGCGCGGTCAGCGGGCGACACGCCTCGAGTCGGCAATCGCCAGAGGCGCCACTCCCGCGTGGGCGTGGTTGATACAGCGCCGCTGGGGAGTCCCGCTCGGCTCACCTCGGCCCGGTCAAGCGGTCATCCTCGTGGACGATGTGCGGACGACCGGTGCAACACTTCGGAGTGCGGCTGGAGTGCTGGCGCGCATGGGGTTCGGGCCAATCGGGGCTGCGGTGGTTGCGGTTTCACGCGATGAGCATCAGAGATCGGCTCCAGAGGACGCTTCGGGCGCCTCTGGAAATCCGGGTCGATCGAAGAAGAACTCCACCCGGGCCGTACTTGGATCGGATGACAACTCGGGTGCCGGGCCGCAATTCCCTGACTGA
- a CDS encoding arylsulfatase, with protein MSKLSMVRFLLGGLVGSIALTMAGAAASPQGVETTGTPGSPGATTTIDGKQLPPPAPPFGGVIKDDALQSTPWWPPRVVPPEGAPNILLILTDDSGFGVPSTFGGVIPTPTMDRIAANGLRYNRIMSTSLCSPTRAALITGRNHHSVGFGVISEQATGFPGYDSIIGVDNATIGRILRDNGYATSWFGKNHNTPTYQASQVGPFTQWPTGMGFDYFYGFVGGDANQWGPNLFRNTTQIYPWIGKEGTLKMDRSDPKAEIWPVTGKEPSWNLITAMADDAIDWMYRIHQTDPRQPIFIHYCPGATHAPHHPTKEWVDRISAMHLFDDGYEKLRERIFENQKKLGVIPPDQELTPWPSEMLQPWDTLSPEQKKLYIRQVEVFAAYVAYSDYEIGRVIQAFEDLGKLDNTLIIYQNGDNGTSAEGGPEGTFSEVAFFNGVRPPVDVQMKYYDAWGTEFTYNHMSAGWSWAFDTPFDWFKQNANRLGGINQSMVIQWPARIKDKGGLREQFMHVIDHVPTILEVTGIAAPEFVDGIKQKPIEGTSYAYTFDAANAKAPSRHTTQYFEMMGQYALYHDGWLLSTKPGRAPWDAFSPANPDPLNNQVFQLYDLSKSWNQSDDIAAQHPDKVAAMRRMFVEEARKHQVFPLDASVAARVAAPRPSLTAGRTELVYTRPMTGTPQGDAPFLLNTSYTITADITVPEGGAEGMIATSGGRFAGWGFYLLKGKPVFCWNLLNLEWIKWEAPEALAPGRHTLVFDFDYNGLGLGTLAFNNFSGVGRPGTGTLSVDGKVVATKKMERTLPMILQWDESFDIGSDTITGINDADYLPPFPLTARLNKLTIGIDRPQLSPEAIKELEDGMKKLEMGRE; from the coding sequence ATGAGCAAGCTCAGTATGGTCCGTTTCCTCCTTGGAGGTCTGGTTGGTTCGATCGCATTGACCATGGCCGGCGCGGCGGCATCGCCTCAGGGTGTGGAGACCACCGGCACTCCGGGATCCCCCGGTGCCACGACCACGATCGACGGGAAGCAGCTTCCACCGCCCGCGCCGCCGTTCGGTGGCGTGATCAAGGATGATGCGCTTCAGTCGACGCCATGGTGGCCGCCGCGCGTGGTGCCTCCCGAGGGTGCGCCGAACATCCTGTTGATTCTGACCGATGACTCGGGCTTCGGCGTGCCGAGCACCTTTGGCGGCGTGATCCCGACGCCGACCATGGACCGCATCGCCGCCAACGGACTGCGCTACAACCGCATCATGTCCACCTCGCTGTGCTCGCCGACGCGTGCCGCGCTCATCACGGGGCGCAACCATCACTCGGTCGGCTTCGGAGTGATCTCCGAGCAGGCCACCGGGTTCCCCGGCTACGACAGCATCATCGGCGTGGACAATGCGACCATCGGCCGCATTCTGCGCGACAATGGGTACGCGACCTCTTGGTTCGGCAAGAACCACAACACGCCGACCTATCAGGCCAGTCAGGTCGGGCCGTTCACGCAGTGGCCGACCGGCATGGGCTTCGACTACTTCTATGGGTTCGTCGGCGGCGACGCGAATCAGTGGGGGCCGAACCTCTTCCGAAACACGACGCAGATCTATCCATGGATCGGCAAGGAGGGCACTCTGAAGATGGATCGCTCAGATCCAAAGGCGGAGATCTGGCCGGTCACCGGCAAGGAGCCTTCCTGGAACCTGATCACCGCGATGGCCGACGATGCGATCGACTGGATGTACCGCATCCACCAGACCGATCCGCGCCAGCCGATCTTCATCCACTATTGCCCTGGCGCCACACACGCGCCGCATCATCCGACGAAGGAGTGGGTGGACCGGATCAGCGCGATGCACCTGTTTGATGATGGCTACGAGAAGCTCCGAGAGCGCATCTTCGAGAACCAGAAGAAGCTCGGCGTCATTCCGCCCGACCAGGAGCTGACGCCGTGGCCGAGCGAGATGCTCCAGCCGTGGGACACGCTCTCACCCGAGCAGAAGAAGCTCTACATTCGGCAGGTTGAGGTGTTCGCCGCCTATGTCGCCTACAGCGACTACGAGATTGGTCGTGTCATCCAGGCGTTCGAAGACCTGGGCAAGCTGGACAACACACTGATCATCTACCAGAACGGCGACAACGGCACGAGCGCCGAGGGCGGTCCTGAAGGCACATTCAGCGAGGTCGCGTTCTTCAATGGCGTCCGACCGCCGGTGGATGTGCAGATGAAGTACTACGACGCGTGGGGCACGGAGTTCACCTACAACCACATGTCCGCGGGGTGGTCGTGGGCATTCGACACCCCCTTCGATTGGTTCAAGCAGAACGCCAATCGGCTGGGCGGCATCAATCAGAGCATGGTGATCCAGTGGCCGGCGCGCATCAAGGACAAGGGCGGCCTGCGCGAGCAGTTCATGCATGTGATCGACCATGTGCCGACGATTCTCGAAGTGACGGGCATCGCCGCCCCGGAATTTGTTGATGGCATCAAGCAAAAGCCCATCGAGGGAACGAGCTATGCCTACACCTTCGACGCCGCCAACGCCAAGGCGCCGTCCCGCCACACGACGCAGTACTTCGAAATGATGGGTCAGTACGCCCTGTATCACGACGGCTGGCTGCTCAGCACCAAGCCGGGCCGCGCGCCGTGGGATGCCTTCAGCCCAGCCAACCCGGACCCGCTCAACAACCAGGTCTTTCAGCTCTATGACCTGTCCAAGAGCTGGAACCAATCGGACGACATCGCCGCACAACACCCTGACAAGGTCGCAGCGATGCGAAGGATGTTCGTCGAGGAGGCCAGGAAGCATCAGGTCTTCCCGCTCGACGCGTCGGTCGCCGCCCGGGTTGCGGCCCCGCGACCGAGCCTCACGGCCGGTCGGACCGAGCTGGTCTACACGCGGCCGATGACCGGGACCCCTCAGGGCGATGCGCCGTTCCTGCTCAACACCTCGTACACCATCACCGCGGATATCACCGTGCCGGAAGGTGGCGCCGAGGGCATGATCGCGACCTCCGGCGGGCGGTTCGCGGGCTGGGGCTTCTATCTGCTCAAGGGCAAGCCGGTGTTCTGCTGGAACCTGCTCAACCTCGAGTGGATCAAGTGGGAAGCTCCGGAAGCACTCGCGCCGGGGCGGCATACGCTTGTCTTTGACTTCGACTACAACGGACTTGGTCTCGGCACGCTGGCGTTCAACAACTTCTCCGGCGTGGGCCGGCCGGGCACGGGCACGCTGAGCGTGGATGGCAAGGTCGTCGCCACGAAGAAGATGGAGCGCACGCTCCCGATGATCCTGCAGTGGGACGAGAGCTTCGACATTGGCTCCGATACCATCACAGGGATCAACGACGCCGACTATCTGCCGCCGTTCCCGTTGACCGCCAGGCTCAACAAACTGACCATCGGGATCGACCGGCCGCAGTTGTCGCCGGAGGCCATCAAGGAACTCGAGGATGGCATGAAGAAGCTGGAGATGGGTCGCGAATGA